One window of the Zea mays cultivar B73 chromosome 3, Zm-B73-REFERENCE-NAM-5.0, whole genome shotgun sequence genome contains the following:
- the LOC100284443 gene encoding uncharacterized protein isoform X1: protein MGWGISRLIGLKAAVLLSVACFFQGLGVILISFPLIYASVIAILVSIASHPSIDLPLLLGKASDGSFPLWSWIIFSPFLLFIHLFVLIRRFVKNEPLYTEVADGVFVGGWPSSVEHLPPGDPAIIDCTCELPKSSTISNNAYLCVATWDTRAPQPSQIESAVRWAVRQRSQNKPVYVHCAYGHGRSVCVMCALLVALGLAEDWKAAEQMIHEKRPSISMNTLHRKSLEEWSKHLLPSKRSGEADVSSVIHSDYNRK, encoded by the exons ATGGGTTGGGGAATATCAAGGTTGATTGGACTGAAGGCTGCTGTCCTGCTTTCTGTGGCGTGTTTTTTCCAAGGATTAGGAGTGATCCTTATCTCATTTCCTCTCATATATGCATCCGTGATTGCAATACTAGTCTCCATAGCTTCCCACccatcaattgatcttcctttACTTCTTGGCAAGGCATCCGATGGAAGTTTTCCGCTGTGGTCATGGATCATCTTCTCACCATTTCTTCTTTTCATTCACCTGTTTGTGCTGATACGAAGATTTGTGAAAAACGAGCCCTTATACACTGAGGTTGCAGATGGAGTGTTTGTTGGAGGATGGCCTTCTTCGGTTGAACACCTGCCACCAGGTGACCCTGCAATCATAGATTGCACGTGTGAGTTGCCAAAAAGCTCAACTATATCTAACAATGCATATCTGTGTGTTGCTACCTGGGATACGAGGGCTCCTCAACCATCACAAATTGAGTCTGCCGTGCGATGGGCTGTGAGACAGCGGTCACAGAACAAACCTGTCTATGTCCACTGTGCCTATG GTCATGGCAGAAGTGTCTGTGTGATGTGTGCGCTTCTTGTCGCATTAGGATTGGCTGAAGATTGGAAAGCTGCTGAGCAAATGATCCATGAGAAGCGACCTTCTATTAGCATGAACACTCTTCACCGCAAAAGCTTGGAGGAATGGTCAAAACATTTGCTCCCCTCTAAAAGAAGTGGGGAAGCAGATGTGAGTTCTGTTATCCATTCGGATTATAACCGGAAATAA